The following are from one region of the Nitrospirota bacterium genome:
- the cobA gene encoding uroporphyrinogen-III C-methyltransferase — protein sequence MKNKKSGKVYLVGAGPGDIGLLTIKGRECIEQADVIIYDYLANEKILSFARPDAKVIFMGKHGGGPIIPQKEINRVMVSEAKTGKTVARLKGGDPFIFGRGGEEAEVLANAGIAYEIVPGVTSGISVPAYAGIPLTHRDYSSSVLFITGHEDPSKEISSIAYDKIGTGVDTIVIYMGVTTLPSIVSNLLKNGRHPDTPSAVIQWGTTDIQKVITGTLRSIVKKTIAEGIRPPAIIVIGEVVKLRKRLMWFEKTTAEHKTIKYTSLKSDILKREIYIAATPRGICRISFEKKASFIKELKSVYKDHVIVRDNIYFTAIISELNNYFKGVHLNFTSKLDLTGTAFQKLVWKTLLRIPYGKTASYKDIAEMTGRPGASRAAGSACGENPVPIIIPCHRIISADSSLGGYSGGLEIKKALLGLEGIIE from the coding sequence ATGAAAAATAAAAAATCCGGAAAGGTTTATCTCGTGGGGGCAGGCCCGGGAGATATTGGATTACTTACTATAAAAGGCAGGGAGTGTATTGAACAGGCTGATGTAATTATCTATGACTATCTTGCAAATGAAAAGATACTCTCTTTTGCAAGGCCGGATGCAAAGGTTATATTCATGGGCAAGCATGGAGGCGGCCCTATCATCCCTCAGAAAGAGATTAACAGGGTAATGGTCTCTGAGGCAAAGACGGGTAAAACAGTGGCACGGCTTAAAGGGGGCGACCCTTTTATATTCGGGAGGGGCGGGGAAGAGGCAGAGGTTCTTGCGAATGCCGGAATAGCTTATGAAATTGTTCCGGGTGTAACCTCAGGGATTTCAGTACCGGCTTATGCCGGCATACCCCTTACCCACAGGGATTACTCTTCTTCTGTCTTATTCATAACAGGACATGAAGACCCGTCAAAGGAGATAAGCTCTATTGCTTATGATAAGATTGGGACAGGGGTTGATACAATAGTCATTTATATGGGCGTAACAACCCTCCCGTCTATTGTCTCAAATCTTTTAAAGAACGGAAGGCATCCTGATACTCCTTCTGCTGTTATTCAGTGGGGCACTACAGACATCCAGAAAGTCATTACCGGTACACTCAGGAGCATAGTGAAAAAGACAATTGCCGAAGGTATAAGACCGCCCGCGATTATCGTTATTGGAGAGGTAGTCAAATTAAGAAAAAGACTGATGTGGTTTGAGAAGACAACCGCAGAACATAAGACTATCAAATATACCTCTCTTAAATCTGACATTTTAAAAAGGGAAATATACATTGCCGCAACTCCGCGCGGGATATGCAGAATATCTTTCGAAAAAAAGGCTTCCTTTATAAAGGAATTAAAGTCAGTATATAAAGACCATGTTATTGTCAGGGACAACATATACTTTACTGCAATAATATCTGAACTTAACAATTATTTTAAAGGAGTGCATTTAAACTTTACCTCAAAATTAGACTTAACCGGAACCGCATTTCAGAAGCTTGTATGGAAGACACTCCTCAGGATACCTTATGGAAAAACGGCTTCATATAAAGATATAGCAGAAATGACCGGACGGCCCGGCGCCTCAAGGGCTGCCGGTTCAGCCTGCGGTGAGAATCCGGTTCCCATTATTATCCCATGCCACAGGATCATCAGCGCTGACAGCAGTCTTGGCGGCTACAGCGGCGGTTTAGAGATAAAAAAGGCCCTGCTTGGACTGGAAGGGATAATTGAGTAA
- a CDS encoding isoprenyl transferase — protein sequence MELSLLSEEELLRLIDKGTLPEHIAFIMDGNGRWAKMRGLPRIAGHREGIKSVRDIVTYSRELGIKVLTMYAFSAENWKRPAFEIRALMMFLEEYLQRELKTLMEKNIRFITIGQTDKLPGSVQKWLRKVMKETEHNNSMILNLALSYGGRTEIIDGLRAVTKDVLNGKLLPEEIDIDMFSNYLYTKGLPEPDLMIRTSGETRISNFLLWQIAYSELYFTKTLWPDFRRKNLYTAILDYQQRERRFGMVEEQLPKATTNRPTTAIRAN from the coding sequence ATGGAATTATCCTTACTTTCTGAGGAGGAGCTTTTAAGGCTTATAGATAAGGGAACCCTGCCTGAGCATATTGCGTTTATCATGGACGGTAATGGAAGATGGGCAAAGATGAGAGGGCTTCCGAGGATAGCCGGTCACAGGGAAGGTATCAAATCTGTGAGGGATATTGTCACATACAGCCGTGAGCTTGGGATTAAGGTGCTGACCATGTATGCATTTTCAGCAGAGAACTGGAAGAGACCTGCATTCGAGATAAGGGCACTTATGATGTTTCTTGAGGAATACCTGCAGAGAGAATTAAAGACACTTATGGAAAAAAACATCCGGTTTATAACCATAGGACAAACCGATAAACTGCCCGGGTCTGTTCAGAAGTGGCTTAGGAAGGTGATGAAGGAGACTGAACATAATAATTCCATGATACTGAATTTAGCGCTGAGTTATGGCGGAAGAACTGAGATTATAGACGGATTACGTGCAGTAACTAAGGATGTGCTTAACGGCAAGCTGTTGCCCGAGGAAATAGATATTGATATGTTTTCAAATTACCTGTATACAAAGGGGCTTCCGGAACCGGACCTTATGATTAGGACCAGCGGTGAAACCAGAATCAGCAATTTCCTATTATGGCAGATAGCCTACTCTGAACTATATTTTACAAAGACTTTATGGCCTGATTTCAGAAGAAAAAATTTATATACGGCAATCCTCGACTATCAGCAAAGGGAAAGGAGATTCGGCATGGTGGAGGAACAGTTGCCTAAAGCGACAACGAATAGGCCAACCACTGCTATCAGGGCAAATTGA
- a CDS encoding phosphatidate cytidylyltransferase: protein MGWKRVVTAIVLIPLVYSIVRYLNPTFFLLAVAAIVFAGQYEFYKFHYKNFNRFTLLGLFSGFIFLLTYANGISLVTREVILGCVIFITFSGFLFFRKNLEDAITGISVVVFGVLYVAWTLGHLISLRTMANGQNLIFFVLIVTWGVDTGAYYTGKLLGKHKLSPVISPGKTIEGAVGGVISCVGAAFLARWLFLKGLGVNSTVLIGVVLGIISQLGDLSESLLKRSAGFKDSGSIIPGHGGMLDRLDSLIFTVPAFYYFILYFEPKVIGIYL, encoded by the coding sequence ATGGGATGGAAGAGGGTTGTAACTGCTATTGTTTTAATCCCGCTGGTTTATTCAATAGTCCGGTATTTGAACCCGACATTTTTTTTATTAGCCGTTGCTGCCATAGTCTTTGCCGGCCAGTACGAATTTTATAAATTCCATTACAAAAATTTTAACAGGTTTACCCTTCTTGGACTTTTCTCAGGGTTTATTTTTCTACTGACCTATGCAAATGGAATTTCATTAGTAACGAGGGAAGTTATATTAGGGTGCGTAATTTTCATTACATTTTCAGGCTTTTTATTTTTCAGGAAAAATCTTGAAGATGCTATAACAGGTATTTCAGTTGTTGTCTTTGGAGTATTGTATGTAGCATGGACGCTTGGACATCTTATTTCATTGCGGACTATGGCCAATGGCCAGAACCTGATTTTTTTTGTTCTTATCGTAACATGGGGCGTTGACACAGGTGCTTATTATACCGGGAAACTTCTTGGAAAGCATAAGTTATCTCCTGTTATCAGCCCAGGTAAGACGATCGAAGGGGCAGTGGGAGGTGTTATAAGCTGTGTTGGAGCGGCATTTCTTGCCAGGTGGCTATTTTTGAAAGGTCTGGGGGTAAATTCTACTGTATTGATTGGCGTGGTACTTGGGATAATCAGTCAGCTTGGGGACCTGTCGGAGTCCCTGCTTAAAAGGAGTGCCGGTTTTAAAGATTCCGGCAGTATAATTCCAGGGCATGGGGGAATGTTGGACAGGCTTGACAGCCTTATTTTTACTGTCCCTGCATTTTATTACTTTATCCTCTATTTTGAACCAAAGGTAATCGGCATCTACTTATGA